The Petrocella atlantisensis genome has a window encoding:
- the scfA gene encoding six-cysteine ranthipeptide SCIFF: MKHIKTLNATVLKETLKHGGCGECQTSCQSACKTSCTVGNQSCENEKMR; encoded by the coding sequence ATGAAGCATATAAAAACCCTAAATGCAACCGTACTAAAAGAAACATTGAAACATGGTGGATGTGGAGAATGTCAAACCTCATGTCAATCTGCTTGTAAGACGTCCTGCACCGTAGGTAATCAATCTTGCGAAAATGAAAAAATGAGATAG
- the scfB gene encoding thioether cross-link-forming SCIFF peptide maturase — translation MIHQYKIQDMNIVMDINSGSIHVVDDMSYDLIRALDDGTSIEDAINKLEQSYDKALLVQAGDEVNQLIGDGLLFAKDEYEQVVVDFKNRSTVVKALCLHVAHDCNLACTYCFASEGEYHGDRDLMSFEVAKKAIDFLVAHSGNRRNLEIDFFGGEPLMNFEMVKETVHYARSIEQENNKHFRFTLTTNGVLLNDDNIAFMNEHMHNVVLSVDGRKEIHDKMRPTPNGKGSYDMIMPKFKAFVEARGQKNYYVRGTFTHENMDFSEDVLHLADEGFEQISVEPVVAPDEMNYAIKEEDLAYLKDQYEKLALAKIDYKERNKDFNFFHFMVDLSQGPCVAKRLAGCGSGIEYLAVTPTGDLYPCHQFVGIDEFLLGNVNQGITNTLKQDAFRGCNVYAKDACRECWAKFYCSGGCSANSFNFHGDLLATYEIGCELEKKRVECAIFLKAKEMLGE, via the coding sequence ATGATACATCAGTATAAAATACAAGACATGAATATCGTCATGGATATCAACAGTGGTTCGATTCATGTAGTAGATGATATGAGTTATGATTTAATTCGTGCATTGGATGATGGCACATCAATAGAAGACGCTATAAATAAATTGGAACAAAGCTATGACAAAGCATTGCTGGTACAAGCCGGTGACGAGGTGAATCAACTTATTGGAGATGGTCTGCTCTTTGCTAAAGATGAGTATGAACAGGTCGTTGTTGACTTTAAAAACCGTAGCACAGTCGTAAAAGCTTTGTGCCTTCATGTCGCCCATGACTGTAACTTGGCATGTACCTATTGTTTTGCTTCAGAAGGTGAGTATCATGGAGATCGTGATTTGATGTCTTTTGAAGTCGCCAAAAAAGCAATTGACTTTTTAGTGGCCCACTCAGGGAACCGTCGTAATCTGGAGATTGATTTCTTTGGTGGCGAACCCTTGATGAACTTTGAGATGGTAAAAGAAACCGTACACTATGCCAGAAGCATAGAACAGGAAAATAATAAGCATTTTAGATTTACTTTGACTACCAACGGCGTATTGCTAAATGATGATAATATAGCGTTTATGAATGAACATATGCATAATGTTGTTTTGTCTGTGGATGGTCGAAAAGAGATTCATGATAAGATGCGACCAACACCAAATGGTAAAGGCAGCTATGATATGATTATGCCCAAGTTCAAAGCTTTTGTAGAAGCACGTGGACAAAAAAACTATTATGTTAGAGGCACGTTTACCCATGAAAACATGGATTTCTCAGAAGATGTGCTCCACCTTGCCGATGAAGGTTTTGAGCAAATATCGGTGGAACCGGTGGTTGCACCGGATGAAATGAATTATGCCATTAAGGAAGAAGATCTTGCTTACTTAAAAGATCAGTATGAAAAATTGGCACTCGCAAAAATAGATTATAAAGAAAGAAATAAGGATTTTAATTTCTTCCATTTTATGGTTGACTTGTCACAAGGACCATGTGTCGCCAAACGTCTAGCAGGATGTGGGTCCGGTATTGAGTATCTAGCTGTAACGCCGACTGGTGACTTGTATCCCTGTCATCAATTTGTTGGCATTGATGAATTCTTATTAGGTAATGTCAACCAAGGCATCACCAACACCCTTAAACAAGATGCTTTTAGAGGCTGTAATGTTTATGCAAAAGATGCGTGTAGAGAGTGTTGGGCTAAATTCTATTGTAGTGGTGGCTGTAGTGCCAATTCTTTTAATTTTCACGGTGACTTACTTGCGACCTATGAAATCGGTTGTGAACTTGAAAAGAAAAGAGTGGAATGTGCCATTTTTTTAAAGGCTAAAGAAATGCTGGGAGAGTAA